The sequence CGCGCCATGTGCATCCTCAAGCAGGATGACGATGCATGGCGGCAGTCCGTAGACATTCAGGCCGAGGCGGAACATGCCCACAAGCTGGGCCGCCCCATATGGTCGCTCACCCCCATGGAGGGCGGCGGATACAACCTCGGCGTACAGACCGAACAGCGCTGGTGGTAACCATGAAGGAATCTAATGCCAACGCCGCCACCCTGCGCTGCCTGCGCATAGTGGAAATGATGGCCGGGCGTGTGCTGGATGGCCTTTCCAACAAGGACTTGGCCGATGCATTGCGCTGCCCGCCGCCCACCGTCTCCCGCGATCTGGACACACTGATGCGGGCAGGTTGGGTCCAGCGGCTGGAAACCGGACGCTGGAGTCTTACCCCCCGGCCTCTGCAAGTGGCGCAAGCGTACAGCAACCACGTAACCCGGACGACAACCCGCATCGCGGAACTGAATCAACGAATCGTCTCCGGTGCTCTCGCCATGGGCGGCACGGGGGCGGCATGAGAGTCACTAACAATCCTTTGATTATACTGAATCACGCACTCAAGGAGCAACGGACAATGCCCGACACAGACACCTCCACCATGATTGATGCCCTTAACACTGCCGCCCCGGCAGGCAAGCCTTTGGCCGATGTGTATCAGGAGGCGGAAACCGCCTCCACCGGACGGGGTCGCCCTTCCACCGCTTCCAGTACTCCGGAGCCGTTGCCGGAACTGCCCGGCGCTGTGGCCACCTTGGAAACCACCCGGCAGATGGCCTCGGCCCTGACTGGTGCGGTCACCAAACAACAGGTGCAGCTTGCAGAAATGGTCGGGCAACTGCGTGCTTTCGACTTTATGCAGCAGTTTACCGGCCTTGCCAGACTCAAGTTCCTTGCCGAACTCAGGGAAACCAAGGCCTACAAGGGCCAGCAGGCCATGAACGCCAAGGGCGAACTGGTGGGGATGAACAGTTTTGAAGACGTCTGCGATGTCCTCGGCATCAGCCTCTCGAAAGCGAAGGAAGACCTGCAGAACCTTGCCCTGTTCGGCGAGGAATTTCTGGAAGCATCGCAACGCCTCGGCCTTGGCTACCGCCAACTGCGTCAGTTGCGAGCGCTGCCGGAAGACACCCGCCAGCTGGTCATCGAAGGCGAGGCCGTTCGCTCCAATGACCCGGAAGCCCTGAAAGACCTGCTGGAAGACCTCGCCGCCAGAAACGCCACCATCCGCAAGGAAAAGGAAGAAATTGCAGCGGACCTCGCAGCCCGTGACAAAGTGCTGGAAGACAAGGGCCGCAAGCTGGACGAGGCGCAGACCGAACTGGCCAAGATCAAGACCCTGCCCCCTGACAAGCGAATTCTGCTGGAAGCTGAACGCGAAGCCGATGCCCGCAAAAAGCTGGATGCGGCAATGCTCGACCTGATCGGGGCCGCAGTACAAGCGTTCGCTGTTTCCAACGGTGTGCTCATGAGCCCTGACGGCACCAGCGTGCCCACAGCCCGCTACGTGCACGAAGTGTGGAGCCACACCTGTGTGCGGCTGAACGAAATGCTGCATGAGAACGGGGTCGATGTCGACTTCCGGCAGATCGTCTACCCCGAATG is a genomic window of Desulfovibrio psychrotolerans containing:
- a CDS encoding helix-turn-helix domain-containing protein encodes the protein MKESNANAATLRCLRIVEMMAGRVLDGLSNKDLADALRCPPPTVSRDLDTLMRAGWVQRLETGRWSLTPRPLQVAQAYSNHVTRTTTRIAELNQRIVSGALAMGGTGAA